In a single window of the Mycobacteriales bacterium genome:
- a CDS encoding IS630 family transposase yields TAAHREVLRARVLLAAADGVANSAIASEQGVTPVTVRSWRRSFEADGLANWGKVAPGRGRKPSIPEETIARIVTLTKTTRPKGHTHWSCRTMADEVGVSKDTVQRVWSELGLQPHRVESFKVSNDPRFTDKLVDVVGLYLDPPEKAVVLCMDEKSQIQALDRTQPSLPMKKGRAGTMTHDYKRNGTTTLFAALDVLTGRVIGQCLPRHRHQEFLTFLKTIDREVPNGLQIHVILDNYSTHKHAEVQRWLSRHKRFHLHFTPTSSSWLNQVENWFGKLEGKNLRRGVFGSVRELIASIEEFLEATNDDPTPYVWTATAESILAKIARARDTLQQVVS; encoded by the coding sequence AGACTGCGGCGCATCGTGAGGTGCTGCGGGCGCGGGTGCTGTTGGCTGCGGCGGACGGCGTCGCGAACAGCGCGATCGCCTCCGAGCAAGGTGTGACGCCGGTGACGGTGCGATCCTGGCGCAGGTCGTTTGAGGCCGACGGCTTGGCGAACTGGGGGAAGGTCGCGCCGGGGCGGGGCCGCAAGCCCTCTATCCCGGAGGAGACGATCGCGAGGATCGTCACGCTCACCAAGACAACCCGCCCGAAGGGGCACACGCACTGGTCCTGCCGGACGATGGCCGATGAGGTCGGAGTCAGCAAGGACACCGTGCAGCGGGTCTGGTCCGAGCTGGGCCTGCAGCCTCATCGGGTCGAGAGCTTCAAGGTCAGCAACGACCCGCGGTTCACCGACAAGCTCGTCGACGTGGTCGGGCTCTACCTCGACCCGCCAGAGAAGGCCGTCGTGCTGTGCATGGACGAGAAGAGCCAGATCCAGGCGCTCGACCGCACCCAGCCCAGCCTGCCGATGAAGAAGGGCCGGGCCGGCACCATGACGCACGACTACAAGCGCAACGGCACCACCACCTTGTTCGCCGCCTTGGACGTGCTGACCGGACGAGTGATCGGCCAGTGCCTGCCGCGGCACCGGCACCAGGAGTTCCTGACCTTCCTCAAGACGATCGACCGGGAAGTCCCCAACGGCCTGCAGATCCACGTCATCCTGGACAACTACAGCACCCACAAGCACGCCGAGGTGCAACGCTGGCTCAGCCGGCACAAGCGCTTCCACCTGCACTTCACCCCGACCAGCAGCAGCTGGCTCAACCAGGTCGAGAACTGGTTCGGCAAGCTCGAAGGCAAGAACCTGCGGCGCGGTGTCTTCGGCAGTGTTCGCGAGCTCATCGCCAGCATCGAGGAGTTCCTCGAGGCCACCAATGACGACCCGACGCCCTACGTCTGGACTGCCACCGCAGAGTCCATTCTCGCCAAGATCGCGCGCGCCCGCGACACCCTCCAACAAGTAGTCAGCTAA
- a CDS encoding OsmC family peroxiredoxin — protein MATRTARTAWNGGLMDGSGQVELTSSGVGTYEVDFPKRTADSSPGTTSPEELIAAAHSSCFAMSISNEVAQAGGTPHSVEVVADVTVGPDSTGGFGLTVHLKAVVEVEGLDDDTFAKAADAARSGCPVSKALAAIPVTVEVVRA, from the coding sequence ATGGCAACACGCACCGCTCGCACCGCCTGGAACGGCGGGCTCATGGACGGCTCCGGCCAGGTCGAGCTGACCAGCAGCGGCGTCGGCACCTACGAGGTCGACTTCCCCAAGCGCACCGCCGACAGCTCGCCCGGGACCACGAGCCCGGAGGAGCTGATCGCGGCGGCGCACTCGTCCTGCTTCGCGATGTCGATCTCCAACGAGGTCGCGCAGGCCGGTGGCACCCCGCACAGCGTCGAGGTGGTCGCCGACGTCACCGTCGGCCCGGACAGCACCGGCGGCTTCGGCCTCACCGTGCACCTCAAGGCCGTCGTCGAGGTCGAGGGCCTCGACGACGACACCTTCGCCAAGGCCGCCGACGCGGCCAGGTCCGGCTGCCCGGTCAGCAAGGCCCTCGCGGCGATCCCCGTCACCGTCGAGGTCGTCCGCGCCTAG
- the thrS gene encoding threonine--tRNA ligase, which yields MLVAAGGRDSAVARVNGELVDLAHVVAEGDVVEQVPYASPDGLMVLRHSAAHVLAQAVQALFPGTLLGIGPPIKDGFYYDFLPERPFTPEDLAAIEKKMSDITRQRQTFSRRVVTEADALVELADERFKCELIGLKGSAPEESPEVGGAELTIYDNHAGETLAWKDLCRGPHLPTTRDIPAYTLMRSAAAYWRGDQKNPQLQRIYGTAWATKDDLKEHLRLIEEAEKRDHRRLGVELDLFSFPDEIGSGLAVFHPKGGVIKREMEDYVRARHIEEGFLYVGTPHISKEGLFHTSGHLPYYADGMFPPMEMEGSDYYLKAMNCPMHNLIYKSRGRSYRELPLRFFEFGSVYRNEASGVIHGLTRVRGLTQDDSHSYCTKEQAPDEIKHLLSFVLSLLRDFGITDFYLELSTRDDSKPDKFVGSDEDWATATAVLEQCARDTGLELVPDPGGAAFYGPKISVQAKDAIGRTWQLSTVQYDFNQPRGFELEYQAADGTRQQPVMLHCAKFGSIERFIGVLTEHYAGAFPAWLSPVQVTCIPVHSDYDGYLWDVAAKLKAAGIRVEVDDSDDRMQKKIRNAQKQKVPFMLIAGGEDVEAAAVSFRFRDGTQDNGIPVDEAVERIVAAVRART from the coding sequence CTGCTGGTCGCGGCCGGCGGCAGGGACAGCGCGGTCGCGCGGGTCAACGGCGAGCTGGTCGACCTGGCCCACGTGGTCGCCGAGGGCGACGTCGTCGAGCAGGTGCCCTACGCGAGCCCCGACGGCCTCATGGTGCTGCGGCACTCCGCGGCGCACGTGCTCGCCCAGGCGGTGCAGGCGCTGTTCCCCGGCACGCTGCTCGGCATCGGGCCGCCCATCAAGGACGGCTTCTACTACGACTTCCTGCCCGAGCGGCCGTTCACGCCGGAGGACCTCGCCGCCATAGAGAAGAAGATGAGCGACATCACCCGGCAGCGGCAGACCTTCAGTCGCCGCGTGGTGACCGAGGCCGACGCGCTCGTCGAGCTCGCCGACGAGCGCTTCAAGTGCGAGCTGATCGGCCTCAAGGGGTCGGCCCCGGAGGAGTCGCCCGAGGTCGGCGGCGCGGAGCTCACCATCTACGACAACCACGCGGGGGAGACGCTCGCGTGGAAGGACCTGTGCCGCGGACCGCACCTGCCGACCACGCGCGACATCCCGGCGTACACGCTGATGCGCTCTGCCGCCGCCTACTGGCGCGGCGACCAGAAGAACCCGCAGCTGCAGCGCATCTACGGCACCGCCTGGGCGACCAAGGACGACCTCAAGGAGCACCTGCGGCTGATCGAGGAGGCCGAGAAGCGCGACCACCGCAGGCTCGGTGTCGAGCTCGACCTCTTCAGCTTCCCCGACGAGATCGGGTCCGGCCTCGCGGTCTTCCACCCCAAGGGCGGGGTCATCAAGCGGGAGATGGAGGACTACGTCCGCGCGCGCCACATCGAGGAGGGCTTCCTCTACGTCGGGACGCCGCACATCTCCAAGGAGGGGCTGTTCCACACCTCCGGGCACCTGCCGTACTACGCCGACGGCATGTTCCCGCCCATGGAGATGGAGGGCAGCGACTACTACCTCAAGGCCATGAACTGCCCAATGCACAACCTCATCTACAAGTCGCGCGGGCGGTCCTACCGCGAGCTGCCGCTGCGGTTCTTCGAGTTCGGGTCGGTCTACCGGAACGAGGCCTCCGGCGTCATCCACGGGCTCACCCGCGTGCGCGGGCTGACCCAGGACGACTCGCACTCCTACTGCACGAAGGAGCAGGCGCCGGACGAGATCAAGCACCTGCTGAGCTTCGTGCTGTCGCTGCTGCGCGACTTCGGGATCACCGACTTCTACCTCGAGCTGTCCACCCGTGACGACAGCAAGCCCGACAAGTTCGTGGGCTCGGACGAGGACTGGGCGACCGCGACCGCCGTCCTCGAGCAGTGCGCCCGCGACACCGGCCTCGAGCTCGTGCCCGACCCGGGCGGCGCGGCCTTCTACGGCCCGAAGATCTCCGTCCAGGCCAAGGACGCGATCGGGCGCACCTGGCAGCTCTCGACGGTGCAGTACGACTTCAACCAGCCGCGCGGGTTCGAGCTGGAGTACCAGGCTGCTGACGGGACCCGCCAGCAGCCGGTGATGCTCCACTGCGCGAAGTTCGGGTCGATCGAGCGCTTCATCGGGGTGCTCACCGAGCACTACGCCGGTGCCTTCCCGGCGTGGCTGTCGCCCGTGCAGGTCACCTGCATCCCGGTGCACAGCGACTACGACGGCTACCTGTGGGACGTCGCGGCGAAGCTGAAGGCGGCCGGCATCCGGGTGGAGGTCGACGACTCCGACGACCGGATGCAGAAGAAGATCCGCAACGCCCAGAAGCAGAAGGTCCCCTTCATGCTCATCGCCGGTGGTGAGGACGTCGAAGCGGCTGCGGTGTCGTTCCGCTTCCGCGACGGCACCCAGGACAACGGCATCCCGGTCGACGAGGCGGTCGAGCGCATCGTCGCGGCGGTGCGGGCCCGCACGTGA
- a CDS encoding HIT domain-containing protein, with amino-acid sequence MSDPTAHEEQQGVGIRDAFDRLYTPHRLAYIKGEGKEGCPFCDIPALSDDEGLVVARGEVCFVVLNLYPYNAGHLMVVPYRHVAGYDELTDDEAAEVATLTQRAIRAVRHATGAMGFNVGMNLGVVAGAGIAAHLHQHVVPRWGGDTNFMPVVGHTRVLPQLLPDTRALLAQAWSRV; translated from the coding sequence GTGAGCGACCCGACCGCGCACGAGGAGCAGCAGGGCGTCGGGATCCGCGACGCCTTCGATCGGCTCTACACCCCGCACCGCCTGGCCTACATCAAGGGCGAGGGCAAAGAGGGCTGCCCCTTCTGCGACATCCCGGCGCTGTCCGACGACGAGGGCCTGGTGGTCGCGCGTGGGGAGGTCTGCTTCGTGGTGCTCAACCTCTACCCCTACAACGCCGGCCACCTCATGGTCGTCCCGTACCGCCACGTCGCGGGCTACGACGAACTGACCGACGACGAGGCCGCGGAGGTCGCGACGCTCACCCAGCGCGCCATCCGGGCCGTGCGCCACGCGACGGGCGCGATGGGCTTCAACGTCGGCATGAACCTCGGGGTCGTCGCGGGTGCCGGCATCGCCGCGCACCTGCACCAGCACGTCGTGCCGCGTTGGGGTGGCGACACCAACTTCATGCCTGTCGTCGGCCACACCCGCGTCCTGCCGCAGCTGCTCCCCGACACCCGAGCCCTGCTGGCGCAGGCGTGGTCGCGGGTGTAG
- a CDS encoding ABC transporter permease subunit: protein MVVFLTPLAVVLSGSLREVGLPPPAGLELLPSSPSLSSYARLPEVVPLGRLLRNSLLVVAVAVPVTTLLASWAGFAMAQLPQRRRRAVVVLVTALLLVPLPMVWVPRFVLYLELGLLDTLVPLVAPALAATTPFTVLLAYRAFRRVPPELWEAARLEGASALTTWRRVGLPLVTATTTAIAAVGFVFHWGNYLDALLYARSADTRTLPLGIGELATLDGVEQPVLFAGAALLAIPAVLALLAVQRPLLGSRDAT, encoded by the coding sequence GTGGTCGTCTTCCTCACGCCCCTGGCTGTCGTGCTCTCCGGGTCGCTGCGCGAGGTGGGCCTGCCACCGCCCGCCGGCCTGGAGCTGCTGCCGAGCTCGCCGTCGCTGTCGTCGTACGCACGACTGCCCGAGGTCGTGCCGCTGGGGCGGCTGCTGCGGAACTCCCTGCTCGTGGTGGCCGTTGCGGTGCCCGTGACGACCCTGCTCGCGTCGTGGGCGGGGTTCGCGATGGCGCAGCTGCCGCAGCGGCGGCGGCGCGCGGTCGTCGTGCTGGTGACCGCGCTGCTGCTCGTGCCGCTGCCGATGGTGTGGGTGCCGCGCTTCGTGCTCTACCTCGAGCTCGGGCTGCTCGACACGCTCGTGCCGCTGGTCGCGCCAGCGCTCGCCGCGACGACGCCGTTCACGGTGCTGCTGGCCTATCGCGCGTTCCGTCGGGTGCCGCCGGAGCTGTGGGAGGCGGCGCGGCTCGAGGGCGCGTCGGCGCTGACGACCTGGCGGCGGGTGGGGTTGCCGCTCGTGACCGCGACCACCACGGCGATCGCGGCGGTCGGCTTCGTCTTCCACTGGGGCAACTACCTCGACGCGCTGCTCTACGCGCGCTCCGCCGACACCCGGACCTTGCCGCTCGGCATCGGTGAGCTCGCGACCCTCGACGGCGTGGAGCAGCCGGTGCTCTTCGCGGGTGCGGCGCTGCTGGCGATCCCGGCGGTGCTGGCGCTGCTCGCCGTGCAGCGCCCGCTGCTCGGCTCACGGGACGCGACGTGA